From Erythrobacter sp. YJ-T3-07:
CGCGCATAGCAGGCATCATCAGCGAGCATACCGGCATCAAACTGCCTGCGACCAAGCACCTGATGCTGGAGGGCCGTCTGCGGCGCAGGGCTGGCCTGGCCGGCTTCGCGACTATCGATGACTATTGCGCCTATCTGTTCGAAGAAGGCGGGCTGAAAGAGGAATTCCAGCACGTCGTCGATGTCTCGACGACCAACAAGACGGACTTCTTCCGTGAGGCCAGTCACTTCGATTTCCTCGCCGAGAGGATCGTGCCCGCCCTGCTCGCGCAAGGTGCTGCCAACCGCACGATCAAGCTGTGGAGCGCAGCAAGCTCGACCGGTGCGGAAGCCTACACCATCGCCATGGTGATGGCCGAGCTGGCGCGCAGCAACACCGGCCTGCGCTACGCCATCCTCGGGACCGACATCTCGACCGCGGTTCTCGAGAGCGCGCGCCGGGCGATCTATCCCAGGCCGATGTTCGACCCGGTGCCGCCCGCGCTGCAGCGGCGCTATGTGATGTTCGATAATGGCGTGGGGGAGAGCGGCCGGGCGCGGATCGTTCCCGAACTGCGCAGGAAGTGCGGCTTCCAGCAGTTGAACTTGATGGACAAGAGCTACCCGGTCGATCGCGACGTCGATGTGATCTTCATCCGCAATGTACTGATCTATTTCGAACCGGCGGTGCAGAATGCAGTGGTCACCCGGCTGTGGGGTCATTTGCGGCCCGGTGGCCATCTCATCCTCGGTCACTCGGAATCGATGATCGGCACCCGCATGGGACTGCCCCAGGCGGCCAGCGGTGTATTCCGCAAAGACCCGAACTAGGGAGATTTTGCCGTGAGCCACAATTTCCCTCCGGTCGTCGGACGCAAGAAGCGCATCCTGATCGTCGACGATTCGGCGGCGGTGCGCCAAGCGCTCAGCGCGATCATCGCCAGCGATCCATCGCTCGAAGTGATGGGCGTCGCGCCCGATCCCTATGCCGCCGCCAAGCGGATCCGCGACGAGGTGCCCGATGCCATCATCCTCGACATCGAAATGCCGAAGATGGACGGCCTGACCTTTCTGCGGAAACTGATGAGCCAGCGGCCGATCCCGGTGGTGATCTGTTCGACCCTGACCGAAGACGGGTCGAGCTCGATGGTCGCCGCACTCGAGGCGGGCGCGGTCGACGTGATTACCAAGCCGCGGGTCGACACTGCGCAGGCCTTGCGAGAAGCGACCGTCCATATCTGCGACGTCGCGCGCGCGGCCGCGCATGCCCGCCCGACCCGGGCCCGGGCTGCGCCGCCAGCGGTCAGGATCGAGAAGAAGCTGACCGCCGATGCAATACTCCCTGCCCTCCCCTTGCGGCGCGCACCACCGGGAACATCCGGTCCGATCGTGTGCATCGGTGCCTCGACCGGCGGAACCGAAGCCTTGCGCGAAGTGCTCACGCAGCTGCCGCGCGATTGCCCGGCCACGGTCATCGTGCAGCACATGCCCGAAAAGTTCACCGCCGCCTTCTCAGCGCGGCTCGACGGCCTGTGTGCGCCGGACATCCAGGAAGCGGCCAACGGCGATGCCGTCATTCCCGGGCGCGTGCTGATCGCGCCTGGCAACCGTCACATGATGCTGGAACGCGTCGGGACCAGCTATCGCGTCGCGATCAAGGATGGGCCGCGCGTATCGCGGCACCGCCCCTCGGTCGACGTGCTGTTCCGCTCTGCTGCACAGACTGCAGGCCCGGCCGCGCTTGGCATCCTCATGACCGGCATGGGCGATGATGGCGCACAAGGCTTGCTCGAAATGCGCAGCGCCGGCGCAGACACGATCGCACAGGATGAAGCCTCGTGCGTCGTATTCGGCATGCCCAAGGCAGCAATCGATCTGAGTGCCGCGGCGAAGGTCGTCTCGCTGCACCGGATCGCCAGAGAAGTGGCCGATTTCGGGGCCAGAGCAGGATTGACGCAAAGATGAAAAACGAATCGGTTTCTGCGCCCGAATCCGCGCCCCTCAATGCGCTTGCCTCGCTCGCAATCGGTGTCCGCGCCAGTCTGGCGGAGACGCGCGCCGCGATTGAATCGCGCTTTTCGGCAACGGGCGATAATCTGGTCGAATGTACCATGAGCCTCAATGCGGTTTCGGCTGCGCATGAGGGGCTTCCCGGCGCACTCGACGGCGAGGAATTCGCCCAAGCCGAGGCGAGCCTGGTGACGATCTCGGACGAACTCGCACGCATTTGCCAAAGCGACTGGAGTGGCACTCCGGCGATCGGTGAGCTGGAGAAGCTGGCGGCAGAGATGGCGGATCCCCTCGCCGAATTGCGCAAGGTCATGCTGCTGCTGGAGATCATCTCGGCAAACGCCGGGATCCTCGCCGCCGAGGTCGCTGGCGAGAGCGCCGAGCTGGGCGCGTTTACCGGCAATATGATCGCGCTGGCGCGCGGAGCGATCGACGGTCTTGGAACTTTCGCGCAGTCTCGCGCGGTGGTGATCAACCAGCTTTCCGGCGCGAGTGCGGCCGGGGAGCGTTTTGCCGGGACCCATGCGCACACGCTCGATCACGTCCGGACGCGACTGGCCGAGCATGCCGAAGCCATCGCCCGCTATCGCGCCTCTGCCGGCCAGCAGCTCGCCCATAACGGCGGTGCCACGCGTCGCATCGCGATGCGGGTGGCCGACGTGGTTGCCGCGATGCAGATCGGCGACATCACCCGCCAGCGGATCGAGCATGTCGAGCGCGGACTGGAGATGCTGGCCGAACTCTCGCAACCAGCCAGCTCGGTAGAAGCGTCGCTGCGTCCCGCAACCATCGCGCAATTGCGCCGCCTGGTTGAGGCACAACTGCGCGACACGATCGACGAATATCGCGATCGCACGGCTTTCATCTGCCAGTCGCTCCCGCAACTGGCCGAGGATACCGACCACGTCTTGGCGGAAGGGGACACCCAGGCACGCGCCCTCACCGCAAGCAGCGGCGACACGCTGGCCGGCATGCTGGCCGATCTGCGCCAGGTGCGTGGCATCTTCGCCGACTTCCGTTCGGTACACGGCGAGGCCGATCAGACCGCCCAGGCCGTGGCCGCCGCAATCGAAGACATGGTCCTGCAACTCAGCACGATCGACCGTATCGAGCGGCATATACGTGTCCTCAGTTTCAACATGGCTGCGCGGTGCAACCGGCTTGGAGAGGATGGCCGCGCGATGACGGTCATCACCCAGCAACTGCGTGACCTCGCGATGCGGACCGAGAGCGCGGCCACCAAGGTTCGCGATCTGCTCGGCAAGGGTTCGCGAAGCGCGGGCACGATCGGCAGTAGCGATGACCGCTCTGACGAGCTCGCCCGGCTCGACGGTGCGACTAACGAGACGATTGCGCATATCGAACATGTGATCGACGAAATGAGCGGGCATGCACACACGCTGACGGAACGCGGACCGGGCGCGCTTGCGATCCTGCGTCAGGCCGCTCTGGCAGCCCGAGGGCTCGACGATGTTGCGATGATCTGGGACGCAGCGCTCAACGAGATCGAAGCAATGCAGACTATCGCTCCGCCCGAGGGCGAGAGCGATGCGGCCCCCTTCACCAACCTGCGGCGCATCTACACGATGGACAGCGAGCGTCGCGTGCATGACGCGATCTGCGGCAACAGCGGGACCGGCGCGGAGGTGTTCGCTGCGGAGGTTTCCGATGAGGTAGACGAAGATCCGTTGTCGGCCCTGTTCTAGGGCATGCGTAGCGCGAGGGGCTGCCGCATTTGAGACAGCGCGTTCGATAGCGCTGAGCCGCGTATCGACCTGGCTTTGTTAGTCGGCCAGCTTCACCGAGTGGCAGCATGCCCGGTGCTGGGTGCCAGGCGCTGTGATGGGATCGATCGACTAAGCAGTCACCAAAGCGCGATCGCCTGGATTCCTGCTTACCGCAGCGCCCGCTCGGGGTTTTGGTGTGGAGCCACGGGTCTCGGTTACGGTGAGTGGTGGTGGTTGCGGGAGTTGGATTTGAACCAACGACCTTCAGGTTATGAGCCTGACGAGCTACCGGACTGCTCCATCCCGCGTCACCAATGTGCCGGCTTTGATGGCCGGCGGCTGCTGTGGCAGCCATTGCCTTGCCTTTCCCTTGCGTGGGTCGGGTTTGGCGTTGGCGTCAGAGACGCCAAAAGGGCCGCCCTTGATGGGTCAGCCCTTCGACAAGTGAATGGGTTATTTCCGCTGCCCGCAAGCTGCAATGCCTCGCGGCGACCTACTCTTCCAGTGCTTTTGCACTAGTACCATCGGCGCTGCCTGGTTTCACGGCCGAGTTCGAGATGGGATCGGGTGGGTCACAGGCGCTATGACCACGAAGCAATGAAGCTTGCGTGCGGCGGTTTATAATCGATGTGTTGGTATTCGAGGCGTCTATCTGGCTTCGAGCATTCTTTCCGGTCAACGAAGCCTGCAAGCAGGACTGTCATTGATGGTGCGAACTCTCAAGCATGATCAGAACTATTAGGACCGGTTAGCTCCACACATTACTGCGCTTCCACACCCGGCCTATCAACGTCGTGGTCTACGACGGTTCGAAGATACCTAATCTCAAGGGAGGCTTCCCGCTTAGATGCTTTCAGCGGTTATCCCGTCCGTGCATAGCTACCCTGCGGCACCCTTGGCAGGATGACAGGTACACCAGAGGCACGTTCACCCCGGTCCTCTCGTACTAGGGGCAACTCCTTTCAAGTATCGACGCCCACGGCAGATAGGGACCAAACTGTCTCGCGACGTTCTGAACCCAGCTCACGTACCACTTTAATTGGCGAACAGCCAAACCCTTGGGACCTGCTCCAGCCCCAGGATGTGATGAGCCGACATCGAGGTGCCAAACGATTCCGTCGATATGAGCTCTTGGGAATCATCAGCCTGTTATCCCCGGCGTACCTTTTATCCGTTGAGCGATGGCCCTTCCACGAGGGACCACCGGATCACTATGACCGACTTTCGTCTCTGCTCGACTCGTCAGTCTCGCAGTCAGGCAGGCTTATGCCATTGCACTCTCGCAGACGGTTTCCAACCGTCCTGAGCCTACCATCGCGCGCCTCCGTTACTCTTTAGGAGGCGACCGCCCCAGTCAAACTACCCGTCACAGAGGGTCCCTACACCGGCTAACGGTGCGAGGTTAGACATCAGAAAACAGCAGGGTGGTATTTCACCTATGGCTCCACGACAGCTGGCGCCGTCGCTTCAAAGCCTCCCACCTATGCTACACAACTCTTTCCTAATGCCACTCTGAAACTGCAGTAAAGGTGCACGGGGTCTTTCCGTCTAACCGCGGGTACTCCGCATCTTCACGGAGAATTCAATTTCGCTGAGCATATCCTGGAGACAGTGGGGAAGTCGTTACGCCATTCGTGCAGGTCGGAACTTACCCGACAAGGAATTTCGCTACCTTAGGACCGTTATAGTTACGGCCGCCGTTTACTGGGGCTTCAATTCGGAGCTTGCACTCCTCCTCTTAACCTTCCAGCACCGGGCAGGCGTCAGACCCTATACGTCGTCTTGAAGCCGACTTAGCAGAGTCCTGTGTTTTTGCTAAACAGTCGCTACCCCCTGGCCTGTGCCCCCCACTACTGCTTGCGCAATAATGGGGCCTCCTTCTTCCGAAGGTACGGAGGCAATTTGCCGAGTTCCTTCAGGATACTTCTCTCAAGCGCCTTGGTATACTCTACCTGACCACCTGTGTCGGTTTCGGGTACGGTCTATATGAAGAGGCTATTTCCTGGGACAACTTGGCTGCGTGCTCAATCCAATAAGAACACACAACTTCCGCCATCCGTCACACATCTTCAGGCCCACGAATATTTACGTGGTTCCCATCGACTACCCCCTTCGGGCTCGTCTTAGGGGCCGGCTAACCCTGCTCCGATTAGCGTTGAGCAGGAACCCTTGGTCTTTCGGCGAGAGGGCATCTCACCCTCTTTGTCGCTACTCATGTCAGCATTCGCACTTCCGATACGTCCACCGTCGGTTACCCTTCGGCTTCACTCGCTTACGGAACGCTCCGCTACCGCGTACAGTAAACTGTACACCCTAAGCTTCGGTGCATCACTTGAGCCCCGTTACATCTTCGCCGCAGGAACCCTTATTTAGACCAGTGAGCTGTTACGCTTTCTTTAAAGGATGGCTGCTTCTAAGCCAACCTCCTGGTTGTTTTGGGATTCCCACATGCTTTCCCACTTAGTGATGACTTGGGGACCTTAGCTGTAGGTTAGGGCTGTTTCCCTTTTGACGACGGACCTTAGCACCCGCCGTCTGTCTGCCGGATAAGACTCGATGGTATTCGGAGTTTGGTTAGGTTTGGTACCGCTCGCGCAGCCCTAGCCCATCCAGTGCTCTACCCCCATCGGCATACATCCGACGCTCTACCTCAATAGATTTCGCGGAGAACCAGCTATTTCCCGGCTTGATTGGCCTTTCACCCCTAAACACAGCTCATCCGAGAATTTTTCAACATTCACCGGTTCGGTCCTCCAGTGCGTGTTACCGCACCTTCAACCTGGCCATGCCTAGATCGCCGGGGTTCGGGTCTAATCCATGATACTCTGTCGCCCTATTCAGACTCGCTTTCGCTACGCCTACACCTAACGGCTTAAGCTTGCATCATAGACTAAGTCACTGACCCATTATGCAAGAGGTACGCTGTCACCCCCTAAAGAGGCTCCAACTGCTTGTAAGCATCCGGTTTCAGGTACTGTTTCACTCCCCTAATCGGGGTGCTTTTCACCTTTCCCTCACGGTACTGTGTTCGCTATCGGTCGTATACGAGTATTTAGGCTTGGAGGGTGGTCCCCCCATATTCAGACAGGATTTCACGTGTCCCGCCCTACTCAAGTCCTTGAAAATCACTTTCGCGTACGGGGCTGTCACCCGCTATGGCCAGTCTTTCCAAACTGTTCCGCTAGTTAAATCCAAGGCACTGGCCTGGTCCCGGTTCGCTCGCCACTACTACGGGAATCTCGGTTGATGTCTTTTCCTCCGGGTACTGAGATGTTTCAGTTCCCCGGGTTCGCTTCACCAAAGCTATGTATTCACTTCGGTGATACCTTGTCCACCTCGCTCCGATCGTCCCGAAGGACCATCGAAGAGAAATGGTGAAGGTGGGTTTCCCCATTCGGAAATCGCGGGATCAAAGCCTGCTCACGGCTCCCCCACGCTTATCGCAGCGTGCCACGTCCTTCATCGCCTGTATACGCCAAGGCATCCACCAAATGCTCTTACCTCACGCTTGAGAATCCACACCATCAACGACAGGCCTGCATAAAAGCCCGTTCGTCTTCGCGATGGCGCGGAAAGAATTTAATCTCAGCCAGATAAATCATCTGATTAATGTTGCAGCACATGCTTGTCGGCCCGAAAGCCGACGCACTATGCGCCGCGGCATCGATTATAAAACCCATTCACAATGTCAAAGACGGCGACCAGATGTCGCCTACCTGCGCTCCAAATCTCTTTGGGCGAGGATCTGTTTTCCTCATCTCTGGAGTTCCGGTTGGCTGGTGGAGCCTATCGGGATCGAACCGATGACCCCCTGCTTGCAAAGCAGGTGCTCTCCCAGCTGAGCTAAGGCCCCATACCAAAACGGGATAGTGGTGGGCCTGAGAAGATTTGAACTTCTGACCTCACCCTTATCAGGGGTGCGCTCTAACCAACTGAGCTACAGGCCCACACGTGCCACAGCCGGCCAAATGGCCGCAGGCGGCGTGAGCCAGCTCAGGCGTAAACACAAAAGACCAAGGGCCTTGAGTGTTTCTCCAGTGATGAAAGGACATGAGGACGACGGCAATGTTCTTTGGAGCTTGCGAAGCACTTCCGACGGCTAGCGCCGGCGCTTTCGCAAAAATCCTTAGAAAGGAGGTGATCCAGCCGCAGGTTCCCCTACGGCTACCTTGTTACGACTTCATCCCAGTCGCTGATCCCACCGTGGCTCGCTGCCTCCAAAGGTTAGCGCACGATCTTCGGGTGAAACCAACTCCCATGATGTGACGGGCGGTGTGTACAAGGCCTGGGAACGTATTCACCGCGGCATGCTGATCCGCGATTACTAGCGATTCCGCCTTCATGCCCTCGAGTTGCAGAGGACAATCCGAACTGAGACATCTTTTGGAGATTAGCTCACACTTGCGTGATAGCTGCCCACTGTAGATGCCATTGTAGCACGTGTGTAGCCCAGCCTGTAAGGGCCATGAGGACTTGACGTCATCCCCACCTTCCTCCGGCTTATCACCGGCAGTTTCCTTAAAGTGCCCAACTAAATGATGGCAACTAAGGACGAGGGTTGCGCTCGTTGCGGGACTTAACCCAACATCTCACGACACGAGCTGACGACAGCCATGCAGCACCTGTCACTAGGTCCCCGAAGGGAAGAGATCTGTCTCCAGAAATCGTCCTAGGATGTCAAAGGCTGGTAAGGTTCTGCGCGTTGCTTCGAATTAAACCACATGCTCCACCGCTTGTGCAGGCCCCCGTCAATTCCTTTGAGTTTTAATCTTGCGACCGTACTCCCCAGGCGGATGACTTAATGCGTTAACTGCGTCACCCAAGCTCTATGAGCCCGGACAACTAGTCATCATCGTTTACGGCGTGGACTACCAGGGTATCTAATCCTGTTTGCTCCCCACGCTTTCGCACCTCAGCGTCAATAACTGTCCAGTGAGTCGCCTTCGCCACTGGTGTTCTTCCGAATATCTACGAATTTCACCTCTACACTCGGAATTCCACTCACCTCTCCAGTATTCTAGCCACCTAGTTTCAAGGGCAGTTCCGGGGTTGAGCCCCGGGATTTCACCCCTGACTTGGATAGCCGCCTACGCGCGCTTTACGCCCAGTAATTCCGAACAACGCTAGCTCCCTCCGTATTACCGCGGCTGCTGGCACGGAGTTAGCCGGAGCTTATTCTCCAGGTACTGTCATTATCATCCCTGGTAAAAGAGCTTTACAACCCTAAGGCCTTCATCACTCACGCGGCATTGCTGGATCAGGCTTTCGCCCATTGTCCAATATTCCCTACTGCTGCCTCCCGTAGGAGTCTGGGCCGTGTCTCAGTCCCAGTGTGGCTGATCATCCTCTCAGACCAGCTAAGGATCGTCGGCTTGGTGAGCCTTTACCTCACCAACTACCTAATCCTACGCGGGCCCATCCAAAGGCGATAAATCTTTGGTCCGAAGACATTATCCGGCATTAGCAGTCATTTCTAACTGTTATTCCGAACCTAAGGGCAGGTTCCCACGCGTTACGCACCCGTTCGCCACTAAGTCCGAAGACTTCGTTCGACTTGCATGTATGAGGCATGCCGCCAGCGTTCGTTCTGAGCCAGGATCAAACTCTCAAGTTTGTGTCACTCACCTACCAGGCACGATCCGAAGATCGCAAACCCGACAAGCAAGAGTTCAAGGAGCCGAAACCTGCTGTCAAACGTAATGGATACGAATGAACATGCATCATCTGTGGGAAACGTGGAGTTCCCCATGGATGTGGCTTCGGCTTAATTATACCGGTATCCGCGACCTTAAAACTCGCAGACCGGGCGCCGTCGCCCACATGTCCCTTCATCAAAAACCAACAATGTCAAAGAACCACCAGACAGCAACAGCGGACAGCTTTTGGTTCCCCGATTTACACCGGGGGAGCCGGCTATCCGTTAGTGTTGGCGACCGTTGCAGTGGGCGGTGGAAACCGCCAGCGCCGCGTCGGTGAAAGGGCATATATGGGTGCCCTCAGATTCGGGCAAGCCCTTTTTTGCGTTTTTCTGACAAAACTTGGCGGAGGCTTGCGTGAGCCGCGGAAGATCGCGGTTCTGGCACGAAAACGGATGCATATGCCTGGATTGGCCCATCGGCCCGAAGCGAGATGCCGGACAGTGCCCGGCGGCCGCAAGCTCCACCCGCCCTTCCCCACACCGGCAATTTAAGAGAAGGCAATCCTGGCGCTGACCATGCAACCCACGCTCGTCCCCGAGAATGACTATGGTCCATGGTCACCTAAGGAAGGACAAGCGAGGATTGCGTCGGATCATCCGCTCCGCTTCGGAGAGGTCCGCATCCCTGTCGACGTCAAAGGTTGTCAGCCCCCCGTCCAGCGGTGCCTTGGTGGTGCCGCCCAACGTCGAGCAGAGCGCCGCAGCGCCGCGGTCGCCGCGCAGTTGAAGCAGGCTGGCCAAGGCACCGGCGGGAAATGCCGCAGGGCATCCGGGTCGCCCATCCGCGAATCGCGTGAAAACCACTCCATCGCTGCGCGCGAGGGCCGCAAGGTGCCCGGGATCGACGAAGGGCATATCGGCCAGCGCGATCACCATCCTCGATCGCCCTGACGCCGACTCCACGCCCGTACGGATCGAACTTGCGATTCCCTCTTCGGCCGATGTGTTTTCGACGCGGTCCCAGCCGGAACGCGTCGGCTGCGCCTGGTCGCCAGGATTGACCACGAGGTAGCGGCTTACAAA
This genomic window contains:
- a CDS encoding chemotaxis-specific protein-glutamate methyltransferase CheB, whose protein sequence is MSHNFPPVVGRKKRILIVDDSAAVRQALSAIIASDPSLEVMGVAPDPYAAAKRIRDEVPDAIILDIEMPKMDGLTFLRKLMSQRPIPVVICSTLTEDGSSSMVAALEAGAVDVITKPRVDTAQALREATVHICDVARAAAHARPTRARAAPPAVRIEKKLTADAILPALPLRRAPPGTSGPIVCIGASTGGTEALREVLTQLPRDCPATVIVQHMPEKFTAAFSARLDGLCAPDIQEAANGDAVIPGRVLIAPGNRHMMLERVGTSYRVAIKDGPRVSRHRPSVDVLFRSAAQTAGPAALGILMTGMGDDGAQGLLEMRSAGADTIAQDEASCVVFGMPKAAIDLSAAAKVVSLHRIAREVADFGARAGLTQR
- a CDS encoding NTP transferase domain-containing protein, with protein sequence MIAIDPSVACILLAAGSARRFGGGKLFAPLNGLPLWQWAASRLEQAGFVSRYLVVNPGDQAQPTRSGWDRVENTSAEEGIASSIRTGVESASGRSRMVIALADMPFVDPGHLAALARSDGVVFTRFADGRPGCPAAFPAGALASLLQLRGDRGAAALCSTLGGTTKAPLDGGLTTFDVDRDADLSEAERMIRRNPRLSFLR
- a CDS encoding protein-glutamate O-methyltransferase CheR, with protein sequence MATAPCNPAPRPAAGSSTLSERDFARIAGIISEHTGIKLPATKHLMLEGRLRRRAGLAGFATIDDYCAYLFEEGGLKEEFQHVVDVSTTNKTDFFREASHFDFLAERIVPALLAQGAANRTIKLWSAASSTGAEAYTIAMVMAELARSNTGLRYAILGTDISTAVLESARRAIYPRPMFDPVPPALQRRYVMFDNGVGESGRARIVPELRRKCGFQQLNLMDKSYPVDRDVDVIFIRNVLIYFEPAVQNAVVTRLWGHLRPGGHLILGHSESMIGTRMGLPQAASGVFRKDPN